Proteins from a genomic interval of Gossypium hirsutum isolate 1008001.06 chromosome A09, Gossypium_hirsutum_v2.1, whole genome shotgun sequence:
- the LOC121206271 gene encoding myosin-8-like: MTKSFRSSSANLQAGVLSQVEAKYPALLFKQQLSAYVEKIYGIIRDNLKKNLSPLISGCIQVPRISKGAAFQKCEGLQGYHSPAGLWQSIIECLNKMMGTLKDNFVPPILVQNIFTQTFAYINVQLFNSLLLRRECCTFSNGEYVKSGLAELELWCAEADVEYVGPSWDELKHTRQAVGFLVINQKSQNIL; the protein is encoded by the exons ATGACCAAA AGTTTCCGTTCATCTTCTGCCAATCTTCAAGCTGGAGTACTGAGCCAGGTTGAGGCCAAGTATCCAGCTCTTCTTTTTAAGCAGCAGCTCTCAGCTTATGTGGAAAAGATATATGGAATCATTAGAGACAACTTGAAAAAGAACCTGTCACCACTTATATCTGGTTGCATTCAG GTACCTAGGATATCAAAAGGAGCTGCTTTTCAAAAGTGTGAAGGGTTACAAGGCTATCATTCTCCAGCTGGTCTCTGGCAGAGCATTATTGAGTGTCTGAACAAGATGATGGGCACATTGAAAGacaatttt gtgCCTCCAATACTTGTTCAGAATATTTTCACTCAAACGTTTGCATATATTAATGTACAGCTCTTTAATAG CCTTCTTCTCCGTCGAGAATGCTGCACATTTAGCAACGGGGAGTATGTGAAATCTGGCTTAGCTGAATTGGAACTATGGTGTGCCGAAGCAGACGTTGAG TATGTAGGCCCATCATGGGATGAACTCAAACACACAAGGCAAGCTGTTGGATTCTTG